The following are encoded together in the Girardinichthys multiradiatus isolate DD_20200921_A chromosome X, DD_fGirMul_XY1, whole genome shotgun sequence genome:
- the LOC124862744 gene encoding dnaJ homolog subfamily A member 3, mitochondrial-like isoform X3, with protein sequence MMASSAARCSSRWFTVVVSSGPRRAVGLLLSSDHGGVRRFSTLGAEKLWLGGSLWCGGAEKALTLRRLSGLKLPHPLYTASFHTSTSSSSKQDFYQILGVPRTASQKEIKKAYYQMAKKYHPDTNKDDPQAKEKFAQLAEAYEVLSDEAKRKQYDTYGTASFEAGQAGGGQQYWSGQASHVDPEELFRKIFGEFSGGRGFGDFNAIFEQPQEYIMELTFTQAAKGVNKEMSVNIEVTCQRCDGKGHEPGTKVQHCHHCNGSGMETINTGPFVMRSTCRRCGGKGTVISTPCNSCRGSGQTKQRKSVVVPVPAGVEDGQTVRMPVGKKEIFITFRVQKSPVFRREGADIHSDLYVSVAQAILGGTAKTQGLYETLNLSIPAGVQADQRIRLSGKGIARVSGYGFGDHYVHVKVKIPKTLTDRQKSLLMNFAEDETEIEGTVNGITNTTTGKRSSWN encoded by the exons ATGATGGCGTCCTCAGCTGCTCGCTGCTCCTCACGCTGGTTTACAGTCGTCGTGTCCTCTGGACCTCGAAGGGCTGTCGGTCTCCTTCTCTCCTCTGACCATGGTGGCGTACGGCGTTTTTCTACCCTGGGAGCTGAAAAGCTGTGGCTTGGGGGCAGCTTGTGGTGCGGTGGAGCAGAAAAAGCGTTGACATTGAGAAGGCTGTCAG GTCTGAAGTTGCCCCATCCTCTCTACACAGCATCCTTCCACACAAGCACCTCTTCCAGCAGCAAGCAGGATTTCTATCAGATTCTTGGAGTCCCTCGCACTGCATCCCAAAAAGAGATCAAGAAAGCCTACTACCAG ATGGCCAAAAAGTACCACCCAGACACAAACAAAGATGACCCGCAGGCAAAAGAAAAATTTGCACAGTTGGCTGAAGCTTATGAG GTCCTTAGCGATGAAGCGAAGAGGAAGCAGTACGACACATACGGTACAGCAAGCTTTGAGGCGGGTCAGGCTGGAGGAGGGCAGCAGTACTGGAGTGGACAGGCCAGCCACGTGGACCCAGAGGAGCTTTTCCGCAAAATCTTTGGAGAATTCTCAGGAGGACGTGGCTTCGGAGACTTCAACGCCATATTTGAGCAGCCACAAGAG TACATCATGGAGTTGACGTTCACTCAGGCAGCAAAGGGAGTGAATAAAGAGATGTCTGTTAACATAGAAGTAACCTGCCAGCGCTGTGATGGTAAGGGCCACGAGCCAGGGACTAAAGTTCAGCACTGCCACCACTGTAATGGCTCAGGCATG GAAACAATTAACACAGGCCCGTTTGTGATGCGCTCTACATGCCGGCGCTGCGGGGGGAAAGGCACAGTTATTTCAACCCCCTGTAACTCCTGCCGTGGATCTGGACAAACCAAGCAGAGGAAGTCTGTGGTCGTTCCTGTCCCTGCAG GAGTGGAGGATGGTCAGACAGTCAGAATGCCAGTCGGAAAGAAGGAAATCTTCATCACATTTCGG GTCCAAAAGAGCCCGGTGTTCAGGAGGGAAGGTGCTGacattcactcagatctttacgTCTCTGTGGCACAAGCCATTTTGGGAGGCACAGCCAAGACACAAGGACTTTATGAAACACTCAATTTGTCA ATTCCCGCGGGTGTCCAGGCCGACCAGAGGATCCGTCTGTCAGGAAAAGGAATTGCTCGCGTCAGCGGCTATGGCTTTGGAGATCACTATGTCCATGTCAAAGTAAAAATACCAAA GACATTGACAGATAGACAGAAATCTCTTTTAATGAACTTTGCTGAGGATGAGACAGAGATAGAAGGGACGGTGAATGGAATCACAAACACCACCACAG gtaAAAGATCCTCCTGGAACTAA
- the LOC124862744 gene encoding dnaJ homolog subfamily A member 3, mitochondrial-like isoform X2, translating to MMASSAARCSSRWFTVVVSSGPRRAVGLLLSSDHGGVRRFSTLGAEKLWLGGSLWCGGAEKALTLRRLSGLKLPHPLYTASFHTSTSSSSKQDFYQILGVPRTASQKEIKKAYYQMAKKYHPDTNKDDPQAKEKFAQLAEAYEVLSDEAKRKQYDTYGTASFEAGQAGGGQQYWSGQASHVDPEELFRKIFGEFSGGRGFGDFNAIFEQPQEYIMELTFTQAAKGVNKEMSVNIEVTCQRCDGKGHEPGTKVQHCHHCNGSGMETINTGPFVMRSTCRRCGGKGTVISTPCNSCRGSGQTKQRKSVVVPVPAGVEDGQTVRMPVGKKEIFITFRVQKSPVFRREGADIHSDLYVSVAQAILGGTAKTQGLYETLNLSIPAGVQADQRIRLSGKGIARVSGYGFGDHYVHVKVKIPKTLTDRQKSLLMNFAEDETEIEGTVNGITNTTTGGGSSGGQSKAGKSRHVEKEAELKEEGFLSK from the exons ATGATGGCGTCCTCAGCTGCTCGCTGCTCCTCACGCTGGTTTACAGTCGTCGTGTCCTCTGGACCTCGAAGGGCTGTCGGTCTCCTTCTCTCCTCTGACCATGGTGGCGTACGGCGTTTTTCTACCCTGGGAGCTGAAAAGCTGTGGCTTGGGGGCAGCTTGTGGTGCGGTGGAGCAGAAAAAGCGTTGACATTGAGAAGGCTGTCAG GTCTGAAGTTGCCCCATCCTCTCTACACAGCATCCTTCCACACAAGCACCTCTTCCAGCAGCAAGCAGGATTTCTATCAGATTCTTGGAGTCCCTCGCACTGCATCCCAAAAAGAGATCAAGAAAGCCTACTACCAG ATGGCCAAAAAGTACCACCCAGACACAAACAAAGATGACCCGCAGGCAAAAGAAAAATTTGCACAGTTGGCTGAAGCTTATGAG GTCCTTAGCGATGAAGCGAAGAGGAAGCAGTACGACACATACGGTACAGCAAGCTTTGAGGCGGGTCAGGCTGGAGGAGGGCAGCAGTACTGGAGTGGACAGGCCAGCCACGTGGACCCAGAGGAGCTTTTCCGCAAAATCTTTGGAGAATTCTCAGGAGGACGTGGCTTCGGAGACTTCAACGCCATATTTGAGCAGCCACAAGAG TACATCATGGAGTTGACGTTCACTCAGGCAGCAAAGGGAGTGAATAAAGAGATGTCTGTTAACATAGAAGTAACCTGCCAGCGCTGTGATGGTAAGGGCCACGAGCCAGGGACTAAAGTTCAGCACTGCCACCACTGTAATGGCTCAGGCATG GAAACAATTAACACAGGCCCGTTTGTGATGCGCTCTACATGCCGGCGCTGCGGGGGGAAAGGCACAGTTATTTCAACCCCCTGTAACTCCTGCCGTGGATCTGGACAAACCAAGCAGAGGAAGTCTGTGGTCGTTCCTGTCCCTGCAG GAGTGGAGGATGGTCAGACAGTCAGAATGCCAGTCGGAAAGAAGGAAATCTTCATCACATTTCGG GTCCAAAAGAGCCCGGTGTTCAGGAGGGAAGGTGCTGacattcactcagatctttacgTCTCTGTGGCACAAGCCATTTTGGGAGGCACAGCCAAGACACAAGGACTTTATGAAACACTCAATTTGTCA ATTCCCGCGGGTGTCCAGGCCGACCAGAGGATCCGTCTGTCAGGAAAAGGAATTGCTCGCGTCAGCGGCTATGGCTTTGGAGATCACTATGTCCATGTCAAAGTAAAAATACCAAA GACATTGACAGATAGACAGAAATCTCTTTTAATGAACTTTGCTGAGGATGAGACAGAGATAGAAGGGACGGTGAATGGAATCACAAACACCACCACAG GTGGGGGCAGCAGTGGTGGGCAGTCTAAGGCAGGGAAAAGCAGGCATGTCGAGAAGGAAGCAGAGTTGAAAGAGGAGGGCTTCCTCTCCAA gtaA
- the LOC124862745 gene encoding heme oxygenase 2-like isoform X2 → MSAEKMDPRSGVSNGSGPVYEKEENNLSPEDLSEMLAAGTKEVHEKAENTQFVKDFLRGRIRKELFKLGAVALYHTYTAMEEEIERNKDHLHFAPLYFPAELHRHEALARDIEYFYGPEWKSKITCSEATQRYVDRIHQVGQEDPVLLVAHAYTRYMGDLSGGQVLRKVAQRALKLPPTGEGLEFYQFDAIHSAKAFKQLYRSRMNELDLEVETKKKLVEEAVKAFHFNMEVFEELEEIGKTIQEDVLDAGMSAHGEMGGDISKCPYYTAKMASGGTAYFGQLVMAALRHPTGQVLFATWFAALAGLAAWYLM, encoded by the exons atgtcagcaGAAAAGATGGATCCAAGATCAGGTGTGTCAAATGGATCAGGGCCAGTGTatgagaaagaagaaaacaaccTCAG TCCAGAGGATCTGTCTGAGATGCTGGCTGCAGGAACCAAGGAGGTTCATGAAAAAGCAGAGAACACGCAGTTCGTGAAAGATTTCCTCAGGGGACGGATCCGCAAAGAGCTTTTCAAG ctTGGTGCCGTTGCACTTTACCACACATATACCGCCATGGAGGAGGAGATCGAGAGGAATAAGGACCACCTCCACTTTGCCCCCCTGTATTTCCCTGCAGAGCTGCACCGCCATGAAGCCCTAGCACGCGACATTGAGTACTTCTATGGTCCAGAATGGAAGAGCAAGATCACCTGCTCAGAGGCCACACAGCGCTATGTGGACCGCATCCACCAGGTAGGGCAGGAGGACCCGGTGCTGTTGGTGGCACATGCCTACACTCGCTACATGGGTGACCTGTCAGGGGGCCAGGTGCTGAGAAAGGTGGCCCAGAGAGCTTTGAAGCTGCCGCCCACAGGGGAGGGCCTGGAGTTCTACCAGTTTGACGCGATCCACAGCGCAAAAGCATTCAAGCAGCTGTACCGAAGCCGCATGAATGAGCTGGACCTGGAGGTGGAGACAAAGAAGAAACTGGTGGAGGAGGCTGTCAAAGCTTTTCATTTCAATATGGAG GTGTTTGAGGAGTTGGAAGAAATTGGCAAAACAATTCAGGAGGATGTTTTAGATGCTGGTATGTCTGCTCATGGAGAAATGGGTGGAGACATCAGCAAATGTCCCTACTATACCGCCAAAATGG CGTCGGGGGGAACAGCGTATTTTGGTCAGCTGGTCATGGCCGCTCTCAGACACCCGACGGGACAGGTCCTGTTTGCCACTTGGTTCGCCGCCTTGGCTGGACTGGCTGCGTGGTACCTGATGTGA
- the LOC124862744 gene encoding dnaJ homolog subfamily A member 3, mitochondrial-like isoform X1: protein MMASSAARCSSRWFTVVVSSGPRRAVGLLLSSDHGGVRRFSTLGAEKLWLGGSLWCGGAEKALTLRRLSGLKLPHPLYTASFHTSTSSSSKQDFYQILGVPRTASQKEIKKAYYQMAKKYHPDTNKDDPQAKEKFAQLAEAYEVLSDEAKRKQYDTYGTASFEAGQAGGGQQYWSGQASHVDPEELFRKIFGEFSGGRGFGDFNAIFEQPQEYIMELTFTQAAKGVNKEMSVNIEVTCQRCDGKGHEPGTKVQHCHHCNGSGMETINTGPFVMRSTCRRCGGKGTVISTPCNSCRGSGQTKQRKSVVVPVPAGVEDGQTVRMPVGKKEIFITFRVQKSPVFRREGADIHSDLYVSVAQAILGGTAKTQGLYETLNLSIPAGVQADQRIRLSGKGIARVSGYGFGDHYVHVKVKIPKTLTDRQKSLLMNFAEDETEIEGTVNGITNTTTGGGSSGGQSKAGKSRHVEKEAELKEEGFLSKLKKLFSSS from the exons ATGATGGCGTCCTCAGCTGCTCGCTGCTCCTCACGCTGGTTTACAGTCGTCGTGTCCTCTGGACCTCGAAGGGCTGTCGGTCTCCTTCTCTCCTCTGACCATGGTGGCGTACGGCGTTTTTCTACCCTGGGAGCTGAAAAGCTGTGGCTTGGGGGCAGCTTGTGGTGCGGTGGAGCAGAAAAAGCGTTGACATTGAGAAGGCTGTCAG GTCTGAAGTTGCCCCATCCTCTCTACACAGCATCCTTCCACACAAGCACCTCTTCCAGCAGCAAGCAGGATTTCTATCAGATTCTTGGAGTCCCTCGCACTGCATCCCAAAAAGAGATCAAGAAAGCCTACTACCAG ATGGCCAAAAAGTACCACCCAGACACAAACAAAGATGACCCGCAGGCAAAAGAAAAATTTGCACAGTTGGCTGAAGCTTATGAG GTCCTTAGCGATGAAGCGAAGAGGAAGCAGTACGACACATACGGTACAGCAAGCTTTGAGGCGGGTCAGGCTGGAGGAGGGCAGCAGTACTGGAGTGGACAGGCCAGCCACGTGGACCCAGAGGAGCTTTTCCGCAAAATCTTTGGAGAATTCTCAGGAGGACGTGGCTTCGGAGACTTCAACGCCATATTTGAGCAGCCACAAGAG TACATCATGGAGTTGACGTTCACTCAGGCAGCAAAGGGAGTGAATAAAGAGATGTCTGTTAACATAGAAGTAACCTGCCAGCGCTGTGATGGTAAGGGCCACGAGCCAGGGACTAAAGTTCAGCACTGCCACCACTGTAATGGCTCAGGCATG GAAACAATTAACACAGGCCCGTTTGTGATGCGCTCTACATGCCGGCGCTGCGGGGGGAAAGGCACAGTTATTTCAACCCCCTGTAACTCCTGCCGTGGATCTGGACAAACCAAGCAGAGGAAGTCTGTGGTCGTTCCTGTCCCTGCAG GAGTGGAGGATGGTCAGACAGTCAGAATGCCAGTCGGAAAGAAGGAAATCTTCATCACATTTCGG GTCCAAAAGAGCCCGGTGTTCAGGAGGGAAGGTGCTGacattcactcagatctttacgTCTCTGTGGCACAAGCCATTTTGGGAGGCACAGCCAAGACACAAGGACTTTATGAAACACTCAATTTGTCA ATTCCCGCGGGTGTCCAGGCCGACCAGAGGATCCGTCTGTCAGGAAAAGGAATTGCTCGCGTCAGCGGCTATGGCTTTGGAGATCACTATGTCCATGTCAAAGTAAAAATACCAAA GACATTGACAGATAGACAGAAATCTCTTTTAATGAACTTTGCTGAGGATGAGACAGAGATAGAAGGGACGGTGAATGGAATCACAAACACCACCACAG GTGGGGGCAGCAGTGGTGGGCAGTCTAAGGCAGGGAAAAGCAGGCATGTCGAGAAGGAAGCAGAGTTGAAAGAGGAGGGCTTCCTCTCCAAGTTAAAGAAATTATTTAGCTCTTCCTGA
- the LOC124862745 gene encoding heme oxygenase 2-like isoform X1: MSAEKMDPRSGVSNGSGPVYEKEENNLSPEDLSEMLAAGTKEVHEKAENTQFVKDFLRGRIRKELFKLGAVALYHTYTAMEEEIERNKDHLHFAPLYFPAELHRHEALARDIEYFYGPEWKSKITCSEATQRYVDRIHQVGQEDPVLLVAHAYTRYMGDLSGGQVLRKVAQRALKLPPTGEGLEFYQFDAIHSAKAFKQLYRSRMNELDLEVETKKKLVEEAVKAFHFNMEVFEELEEIGKTIQEDVLDAGMSAHGEMGGDISKCPYYTAKMAASGGTAYFGQLVMAALRHPTGQVLFATWFAALAGLAAWYLM, translated from the exons atgtcagcaGAAAAGATGGATCCAAGATCAGGTGTGTCAAATGGATCAGGGCCAGTGTatgagaaagaagaaaacaaccTCAG TCCAGAGGATCTGTCTGAGATGCTGGCTGCAGGAACCAAGGAGGTTCATGAAAAAGCAGAGAACACGCAGTTCGTGAAAGATTTCCTCAGGGGACGGATCCGCAAAGAGCTTTTCAAG ctTGGTGCCGTTGCACTTTACCACACATATACCGCCATGGAGGAGGAGATCGAGAGGAATAAGGACCACCTCCACTTTGCCCCCCTGTATTTCCCTGCAGAGCTGCACCGCCATGAAGCCCTAGCACGCGACATTGAGTACTTCTATGGTCCAGAATGGAAGAGCAAGATCACCTGCTCAGAGGCCACACAGCGCTATGTGGACCGCATCCACCAGGTAGGGCAGGAGGACCCGGTGCTGTTGGTGGCACATGCCTACACTCGCTACATGGGTGACCTGTCAGGGGGCCAGGTGCTGAGAAAGGTGGCCCAGAGAGCTTTGAAGCTGCCGCCCACAGGGGAGGGCCTGGAGTTCTACCAGTTTGACGCGATCCACAGCGCAAAAGCATTCAAGCAGCTGTACCGAAGCCGCATGAATGAGCTGGACCTGGAGGTGGAGACAAAGAAGAAACTGGTGGAGGAGGCTGTCAAAGCTTTTCATTTCAATATGGAG GTGTTTGAGGAGTTGGAAGAAATTGGCAAAACAATTCAGGAGGATGTTTTAGATGCTGGTATGTCTGCTCATGGAGAAATGGGTGGAGACATCAGCAAATGTCCCTACTATACCGCCAAAATGG CAGCGTCGGGGGGAACAGCGTATTTTGGTCAGCTGGTCATGGCCGCTCTCAGACACCCGACGGGACAGGTCCTGTTTGCCACTTGGTTCGCCGCCTTGGCTGGACTGGCTGCGTGGTACCTGATGTGA